A window of Juglans regia cultivar Chandler chromosome 7, Walnut 2.0, whole genome shotgun sequence contains these coding sequences:
- the LOC109006404 gene encoding WRKY transcription factor 22-like: protein MEEDWDLQAVVRGCASSGATSSSSTAAAATTTASFLGNFHSNSWFSDFGGVGEQACSQLLSFPDPFEARYVSEELHELYKPFFPKPQPLSPQTSPNISPFSSLSSLTASSKAQTQQPHPQHQQQLPKQSQAGSGTGQRSKRRKNLLKKVCQVPAEGLSSDIWAWRKYGQKPIKGSPYPRGYYRCSSSKGCLARKQVERNRSDPGMFIVTYTAEHNHPAPTHRNSLAGSTRQKPFPNQTVPASSDDSKKPNSTKPSSPATSMEDELGLPQSTTTDSKEESREEREDTVEDEEEDEFGISDVVLSDDFFVGLEGLVGPASEDCFSDHLPATFALPSWVANNAG, encoded by the exons ATGGAGGAAGATTGGGATCTTCAAGCTGTGGTCAGAGGCTGTGCCTCCTCCGGCGCCACCTCTTCCTCCTCTACCGCCGCCGCCGCCACTACTACTGCTTCTTTTCTGGgaaattttcattcaaattcCTGGTTTTCTGATTTTGGTGGCGTTGGTGAACAAGCCTGCAGCCAGCTTCTCTCATTCCCAGATCCTTTTGAAGCAAGATATGTTTCTGAGGAATTGCATGAGCTTTACAAGCCTTTCTTTCCCAAACCCCagcctctctctcctcaaacctCACCCAATATCTCGCCCTTCTCTTCCCTTTCCTCCCTCACTGCATCATCCAAAGCCCAAACACAGCAGCCGCATCCGCAGCATCAGCAACAATTGCCTAAGCAGTCTCAAGCCGGTTCTGGGACCGGCCAGAGGTCCAAAAGAAG GAAGAACTTGCTAAAGAAGGTTTGCCAAGTACCAGCAGAGGGTCTCTCTTCAGATATATGGGCTTGGCGTAAATATGGTCAAAAACCCATCAAAGGCTCCCCATATCCGAG GGGCTATTATAGATGTAGCAGCTCGAAGGGATGCTTGGCCCGGAAACAAGTGGAGCGGAACCGGTCCGACCCGGGAATGTTCATAGTCACGTACACAGCTGAGCACAACCACCCTGCACCCACGCACCGAAACTCACTCGCCGGATCCACACGACAGAAGCCTTTCCCGAACCAAACGGTCCCTGCCTCCTCCGACGACTCCAAAAAACCCAACTCAACGAAGCCCTCTTCGCCGGCAACTTCCATGGAGGACGAGCTTGGTCTACCCCAGAGTACAACCACTGACAGCAAGGAAGAAAGCAGAGAAGAGAGGGAGGACACGGTGGAGGACGAGGAAGAAGACGAGTTTGGGATATCGGACGTGGTTCTGAGCGATGATTTCTTTGTGGGTTTGGAGGGGCTCGTCGGTCCGGCCTCCGAAGACTGCTTCTCCGATCACCTGCCGGCAACCTTCGCTCTTCCCAGCTGGGTGGCCAACAATGCCGGCTGA